From a single Metopolophium dirhodum isolate CAU chromosome 6, ASM1992520v1, whole genome shotgun sequence genomic region:
- the LOC132947341 gene encoding SET domain-containing protein SmydA-8-like — MSSSGGTETTVDGAAPPYAVVESPELGRHWVAARDIAAGEVLLEERPLVVGPKAGSPPVCLTCYAPTAGYKCSKCGWPVCGPRCEEAPVHRDAECSMIDGHYDSRRSAAYCFVMPLRCMLLLHQRDGRRAAEFRSLQSHLDDRLDTPLYRAYAVNVAAFVLDRLGLRSVGHGHDHRSALEAAAVLDTNAFEVRRSGGRKFRAVYARASMMAHCCTPNTKHVFVGDETDGQPAIRVVAAVPIARGCPITATYTQTLWCTRDRRRHLSAAKCFECACARCTDPVELGTHLGSVACDGGQCPGGRATAEGRWLCTTCGRLATDVEAAHALQAVGALSKTRDCAGFERFLERVRDGTMPPLHADHHITVGVKYALAQLYADRISDLSTKQLENNTDICEQLLRLADVLEPGITRFRGLLLYYLVRGLRQLKRMKHRRNYDEMIKNYTGEAVIILKTEPDLVHLVEQLQ, encoded by the exons ATGTCGTCGTCCGGCGGCACGGAGACAACGGTAGACGGCGCCGCGCCGCCGTACGCGGTAGTCGAGTCACCGGAACTGGGCCGACACTGGGTGGCCGCTCGGGACATCGCGGCCGGCGAGGTGCTGCTCGAGGAACGACCGCTCGTCGTCGGCCCCAAGGCCGGATCGCCGCCCGTCTGCCTGACGTGTTACGCACCCACTGCGGGTTACAAGTGTTCGAAGTGTGGTTGGCCGGTGTGCGGGCCGCGGTGCGAAGAGGCTCCCGTGCACCGGGACGCCGAATGTTCGATGATTGACGGCCACTACGACAGCCGACGGTCGGCCGCGTACTGCTTCGTGATGCCGCTCCGGTGCATGCTGCTGCTGCACCAGCGGGACGGTCGCCGGGCCGCGGAGTTCCGATCTCTACAGTCGCACCTGGACGACAGGTTGGACACGCCGCTGTACCGTGCGTACGCCGTCAACGTGGCTGCATTCGTGTTGGACCGGCTGGGCCTGCGGTCGGTGGGCCACGGTCACGATCACCGGTCCGCTCTTGAGGCGGCTGCTGTGCTGGACACCAACGCGTTTGAAGTGCGACGGTCGGGTGGCCGCAAGTTCCGGGCTGTATACGCGCGCGCGTCCATGATGGCCCACTGTTGTACGCCGAACACCAAACACGTGTTTGTCGGTGACGAGACTGACGGTCAGCCGGCCATCCGCGTGGTGGCTGCGGTGCCCATAGCTCGTGGATGCCCCATCACGGCCACGTACACGCAGACGCTGTGGTGCACGCGAGACCGGCGCCGGCACCTGTCGGCCGCAAAATGTTTCGAATGCGCGTGCGCGCGGTGCACCGATCCCGTGGAACTGGGTACGCATTTGGGCTCGGTGGCCTGCGACGGTGGCCAGTGTCCTGGTGGTCGGGCCACAGCCGAGGGCCGATGGTTGTGCACCACTTGCGGACGACTCGCAACCGACGTTGAAGCGGCCCACGCGCTGCAGGCCGTCGGAGCGCTTTCCAAGACCCGCGACTGCGCCGGTTTCGAACGGTTCCTGGAACGAGTCCGTGACGGAACGATGCCGCCGCTGCACGCCGACCACCACATCACAGTGGGCGTCAAGTACGCACTGGCCCAACTATACGCTGATCGGATTTCGG ATCTATCCACAAAACAACTGGAAAACAATACGGACATATGCGAGCAACTGTTGCGGCTAGCCGATGTCCTGGAACCGGGAATCACGCGATTCCGTGGCCTACTGCTCTACTACTTGGTGCGCGGTCTTAGACAGCTGAAACGGATGAAACACAGACGG AACTACGACGAGATGATCAAGAATTACACCGGAGAAGCGGTCATCATTCTGAAAACCGAACCCGATCTGGTGCATTTGGTCGAACAGTTACAATGA